The following are encoded together in the Cohaesibacter gelatinilyticus genome:
- the msrB gene encoding peptide-methionine (R)-S-oxide reductase MsrB, translated as MAKITMSDAEWHAKLSPEQYHITRESGTERAGSSPLNHEKRDGIYHCVGCGKSLYSSSTKYESGSGWPSFFQPIRDDAVTEHEDRKFFMKRVEIRCADCASHLGHVFNDGPAPTGLRYCMNGLALDFEPENKS; from the coding sequence ATGGCGAAAATAACAATGAGCGACGCAGAATGGCATGCCAAATTGTCTCCTGAGCAATATCACATTACCCGAGAATCCGGGACCGAGCGAGCAGGCAGCTCTCCTCTCAATCACGAGAAACGCGATGGCATCTATCATTGCGTCGGATGTGGTAAGTCTCTTTACAGTTCAAGTACCAAATATGAATCTGGCAGTGGTTGGCCAAGTTTCTTCCAACCCATTCGCGACGATGCAGTCACTGAACACGAGGATCGCAAATTCTTCATGAAACGGGTGGAAATTCGCTGTGCCGATTGCGCTTCTCATCTTGGTCATGTGTTCAATGATGGCCCTGCCCCGACTGGACTACGATATTGCATGAACGGGCTGGCCCTGGATTTCGAACCTGAAAACAAAAGCTAA
- a CDS encoding putative monovalent cation/H+ antiporter subunit A: MALDFSDYTFWALVAPFAAAAIAPLAKKWLGHNAAWLLALVPAAIFLHLWNYILPVSNGTPVVLAQDWVPIYNLKFSIFIDGLSLLFALLISGIGTFIILYAGGYLKGHADQGRFFSFLFLFMGSMLGVVLADNLITLFIYWELTSITSFLLIGFNHKLEASRRAAIQALVVTGGGGLALLAGFILMAHTGGTWEMSELLGNRDILKDSPIYSAILLLVLGGAFTKSAQFPFHFWLPNAMEAPTPVSAYLHSATMVKAGVYLLMRVNPILGDTVLWSIILPTAGGLTLLIGTWMALRQRDLKLVLAFTTVASLGLLVMLVGTSNETAITGAVMYLFAHALFKGGLFMIVGTVDHEAGTRDLTKLGGLRKLMPISFITAILAALSMGGLWPMIGFVAKEEVYAGIFGTSPHFIAITAVAVIGNAMMFAAGFIVAIRPFFGHEKKTPRKAHEGPALLVAGPIVLSSLGLISMIFGGFTAHSLLAPMASSVAGVQAHVKIGFGLHFNAALALSAVTIVLGILFYRNADRIRNAKGYVIEFLGSGPDKAFDYVIAGLVRGATGVTRILQNGSMEGYLTFTFLISAAALVLPLLMFNELPAIPDIPRLHFYEWGVLGLAVIGLIAILIAKTRLTAIVSLGIQGFAVALIFMMFGAPDLSFTQFMVETLSVVIIALVMTRLSLKERDPRPIYQFVLDSIVAVSIGGGIALLLIAVTQTTFDPSLSNFFTENSRLIAHGRNIVNVIIVDFRGLDTLGEIAVVMITGLSVAALIRGTRKAYRKNIDPIDDMLKSEGADK, encoded by the coding sequence ATGGCGCTTGATTTCAGTGACTACACATTTTGGGCGTTGGTTGCGCCTTTTGCGGCAGCGGCTATTGCTCCGTTGGCCAAAAAATGGCTCGGTCACAATGCTGCATGGCTTCTGGCTTTGGTACCAGCGGCCATTTTTTTGCATTTGTGGAACTATATACTTCCGGTCTCCAACGGCACACCGGTGGTTCTGGCCCAGGATTGGGTTCCAATCTATAATCTCAAGTTTTCCATCTTCATTGATGGTCTGAGTTTACTATTCGCCTTGCTGATCTCAGGCATCGGTACCTTCATCATTCTCTACGCCGGGGGATATTTGAAAGGTCACGCCGATCAGGGGCGCTTCTTCTCGTTCCTCTTTCTTTTCATGGGGTCCATGCTAGGCGTTGTTCTGGCCGACAATCTGATTACGCTCTTTATCTATTGGGAACTTACCTCCATCACCTCTTTCCTGCTGATTGGGTTCAATCATAAGCTGGAAGCCTCGCGACGCGCTGCAATTCAAGCCTTGGTTGTGACCGGTGGTGGTGGATTGGCGCTGCTTGCCGGCTTTATTCTGATGGCCCATACCGGTGGCACATGGGAAATGAGCGAGCTATTGGGCAATCGCGATATTCTAAAAGACAGCCCTATTTATAGCGCAATATTATTGCTGGTGCTTGGGGGAGCCTTCACCAAGTCCGCACAATTCCCGTTTCACTTCTGGCTGCCCAATGCCATGGAGGCCCCGACACCTGTTTCTGCCTATCTCCATTCCGCCACGATGGTAAAGGCTGGTGTTTATCTGCTCATGCGGGTTAACCCAATCCTGGGCGACACGGTTTTGTGGTCCATCATCCTGCCAACGGCAGGTGGACTGACCTTGCTGATCGGGACCTGGATGGCCTTGCGTCAGCGGGATTTGAAGCTGGTTTTGGCGTTTACGACCGTGGCGTCTTTGGGATTGCTGGTCATGTTGGTTGGTACTTCAAATGAGACAGCCATCACAGGTGCGGTCATGTATCTGTTTGCCCATGCACTCTTCAAGGGCGGTCTCTTCATGATTGTCGGCACTGTTGATCATGAAGCGGGGACACGTGATTTGACCAAACTCGGTGGACTGCGCAAGTTGATGCCGATTTCTTTCATCACAGCTATATTGGCGGCACTGTCCATGGGCGGCCTATGGCCGATGATCGGGTTTGTGGCCAAGGAAGAAGTCTATGCTGGTATTTTCGGCACAAGTCCGCATTTCATCGCAATCACTGCAGTAGCTGTGATAGGAAATGCAATGATGTTTGCTGCAGGTTTCATCGTAGCTATTCGTCCATTCTTCGGTCACGAAAAAAAGACACCCAGGAAAGCACATGAGGGGCCAGCTCTTCTTGTTGCCGGGCCGATCGTACTCTCAAGCCTTGGTTTGATTTCGATGATCTTTGGTGGCTTTACCGCGCATAGTCTCTTGGCTCCGATGGCGTCGTCTGTTGCTGGTGTTCAGGCCCATGTGAAAATTGGTTTTGGCCTTCACTTCAATGCAGCGCTGGCTTTGTCAGCCGTTACAATAGTTTTGGGTATTCTCTTCTATCGCAATGCAGATCGCATCCGAAATGCCAAAGGATACGTGATTGAGTTTCTTGGAAGTGGACCGGACAAAGCGTTTGACTATGTTATTGCCGGTTTGGTTCGTGGTGCAACAGGTGTGACTCGTATCTTGCAGAATGGCAGCATGGAAGGTTATCTGACCTTTACTTTCCTGATATCCGCAGCTGCATTGGTTCTGCCATTGTTGATGTTCAACGAATTGCCCGCCATACCGGACATTCCTCGCCTCCATTTTTATGAATGGGGTGTTCTGGGCCTGGCCGTCATAGGATTGATTGCGATCCTTATTGCCAAGACACGACTTACTGCAATTGTTTCTTTGGGCATCCAAGGATTTGCAGTTGCATTGATTTTCATGATGTTTGGTGCTCCGGACTTGAGTTTTACCCAGTTCATGGTTGAGACCTTGTCCGTGGTGATCATTGCATTGGTCATGACCCGCTTGTCATTGAAGGAGCGTGATCCAAGGCCAATTTATCAATTCGTGCTGGACTCGATTGTTGCGGTTTCCATTGGCGGTGGCATTGCATTGCTGCTGATCGCCGTAACTCAAACAACTTTCGATCCAAGCCTGTCCAACTTCTTCACGGAGAATAGTCGTCTCATTGCCCATGGCCGCAACATCGTCAATGTGATCATCGTCGATTTCCGCGGATTGGATACGCTGGGTGAGATTGCTGTTGTCATGATAACCGGCCTGTCGGTTGCTGCGCTTATCCGTGGCACCCGCAAGGCATATAGAAAAAATATCGATCCCATTGATGATATGTTGAAAAGCGAGGGGGCAGACAAATGA
- a CDS encoding Na(+)/H(+) antiporter subunit B, whose protein sequence is MKTLIFRTIAPFLAALMVLFSVFVTLRGHNEPGGGFIGGLIAASAFAIHGIAAGVHSVRRTLYFRPLSLAAFGLLLAGLSGLLSILFQMPFLTGLWAFPKIFGVELALSTPMFFDIGVYFVVLGALSSIALTLEE, encoded by the coding sequence ATGAAAACCCTGATTTTCCGAACCATTGCTCCCTTCCTGGCCGCTTTGATGGTGCTGTTCTCTGTCTTTGTGACCTTACGTGGTCACAATGAACCAGGTGGCGGCTTCATTGGCGGTCTGATTGCAGCCTCCGCTTTTGCGATCCACGGTATTGCCGCTGGCGTCCATTCAGTTCGGCGCACACTCTACTTCCGTCCTTTGTCTCTGGCGGCTTTCGGACTTTTGTTGGCAGGGTTGTCAGGTCTTCTGTCAATCCTGTTTCAAATGCCATTCCTGACAGGTCTTTGGGCTTTCCCGAAAATCTTTGGTGTTGAGCTGGCTCTCTCGACGCCCATGTTCTTTGACATCGGGGTGTATTTCGTAGTCTTGGGGGCATTATCCTCCATTGCCCTGACGCTGGAGGAGTAG
- a CDS encoding Na+/H+ antiporter subunit C produces METLLALLVGVYFGVSVYLMMSRYIIRILIGVAVLGNGVNLLIFTSGRLTRETPPIIPEGSMVPEVVTANPLPQALILTAIVISFSFLAFLLVLAFRTYQELGTDDTVKMRVAEPENEAFPPVSY; encoded by the coding sequence ATGGAAACCTTGCTAGCTTTGCTTGTTGGTGTTTATTTTGGTGTTTCCGTCTATCTGATGATGTCACGCTATATCATCCGGATCCTGATCGGTGTGGCCGTTCTGGGGAACGGGGTGAACTTGCTGATCTTCACATCAGGACGTTTGACCCGTGAAACACCACCGATCATTCCTGAAGGTTCTATGGTGCCGGAAGTGGTGACTGCCAATCCATTGCCACAGGCTCTGATCCTGACAGCAATCGTGATTTCCTTCTCATTCCTTGCATTCCTGCTGGTGCTGGCCTTCCGCACCTATCAGGAGCTCGGCACAGATGACACTGTTAAAATGCGTGTTGCCGAGCCCGAGAATGAAGCCTTTCCACCGGTAAGCTACTAA
- a CDS encoding Na+/H+ antiporter subunit D, producing MAGSPSHSVDLSQAMIIAPSSPSDWLIISPIIITILAGAIMVMLRSKPNIHAYLATIAMAMVVTCELLLLQNVLEQGPQSMTMGRWMPPFGISFTVDAMGALLAAVSGIVALAVCIYSSLDINYTGRRLGFYPFLMLLMTGVSGSFLTGDIFNLYVWFEVMLISSFGLIILGGERAQIDGALKYAILNLMATTLFLVATGLLYGVTGTLNMADIALKTTLLPPGAPMGTIGALYFLAFAMKAAAFPVNFWLPASYHTPRIVVSAVFAGLLTKVGVYALIRTLVMILPESREQLSEIMAIVAALTMLVGTLGALAQNDVRRILGYLVIAGIGSMLAGVAIGTGTAIMGSILYAVHSILVMTALYLSLGVLIRMSGGKYSLAELGGGYKASSLLSILFLVLVFAVSGLPPFSGFWPKFVLVEAALSEGHHWLTFAILISGLLTSIAMGRVWAHAFWRGGPIGTEDGRDAAPLNNLVGTVRARAFIPISVLTVFVVIMGVMPTPFFGMAQAGSYSLLRPQAYTQAVFGEVIKQKQEQHKIMNKEAESKNEVDKKEEGSH from the coding sequence ATGGCTGGAAGCCCATCCCATTCTGTTGATCTGTCCCAGGCGATGATCATAGCGCCAAGCTCCCCGTCGGACTGGCTGATCATCTCCCCGATCATCATTACAATTCTTGCTGGCGCAATCATGGTGATGCTGCGCTCAAAACCCAATATCCATGCCTATCTGGCAACAATTGCCATGGCCATGGTGGTGACGTGTGAACTTCTGCTCTTGCAAAATGTGCTGGAGCAGGGACCGCAATCCATGACCATGGGACGTTGGATGCCACCCTTTGGCATTTCCTTCACCGTTGACGCCATGGGTGCCTTGCTCGCTGCGGTCTCCGGCATCGTGGCCTTGGCCGTTTGCATCTACTCCTCACTGGATATCAATTATACTGGCCGTCGCTTGGGGTTTTACCCATTCCTGATGCTTCTGATGACTGGTGTGAGCGGCTCGTTTCTCACCGGTGATATCTTCAACCTGTATGTCTGGTTCGAAGTGATGCTGATTTCATCCTTCGGCCTGATCATTCTTGGTGGTGAGAGAGCTCAGATTGACGGTGCATTGAAATATGCCATTCTCAATCTGATGGCGACGACTTTGTTCCTGGTTGCTACCGGCCTATTGTATGGTGTCACCGGCACCTTGAATATGGCAGATATTGCTCTCAAGACGACACTGCTACCACCGGGTGCTCCAATGGGTACCATCGGAGCGCTTTACTTCTTGGCCTTTGCCATGAAGGCGGCAGCATTCCCGGTCAACTTCTGGCTTCCAGCGTCCTATCACACCCCACGGATCGTGGTCTCTGCCGTCTTTGCCGGTCTTCTGACCAAAGTTGGCGTCTATGCGCTGATCCGTACATTGGTAATGATTTTGCCGGAAAGCCGTGAACAGCTTAGCGAAATCATGGCCATTGTCGCAGCTCTGACCATGCTGGTTGGAACATTGGGTGCTCTGGCACAAAATGATGTGCGCCGTATTCTCGGGTACCTCGTTATTGCTGGTATCGGCTCGATGTTGGCGGGTGTTGCAATCGGAACCGGCACTGCGATCATGGGATCCATTCTTTATGCAGTGCATTCCATTCTGGTGATGACCGCACTCTATCTTTCCCTCGGTGTGCTTATCCGTATGTCTGGTGGCAAATATAGCCTTGCTGAACTGGGGGGAGGCTACAAAGCATCCAGCTTGCTCTCGATCCTGTTCCTTGTGCTGGTGTTCGCAGTGTCAGGCTTGCCGCCATTCTCCGGCTTCTGGCCGAAATTCGTGCTGGTTGAAGCAGCTCTCAGCGAAGGTCATCATTGGCTGACTTTCGCGATATTGATATCTGGCCTGTTGACCTCAATTGCCATGGGTCGTGTATGGGCTCACGCATTCTGGAGAGGTGGTCCAATTGGAACCGAAGATGGCCGTGATGCAGCGCCGCTAAACAATCTTGTCGGCACGGTTCGAGCACGCGCTTTCATTCCGATTTCAGTTCTGACGGTCTTCGTCGTCATCATGGGTGTGATGCCCACCCCGTTCTTTGGTATGGCCCAAGCCGGGTCTTATTCCTTGCTTCGTCCTCAAGCCTATACGCAAGCCGTCTTCGGTGAAGTGATCAAGCAAAAGCAGGAACAACACAAGATCATGAATAAAGAGGCGGAGAGCAAAAACGAAGTCGACAAAAAAGAGGAGGGCAGCCACTAA
- a CDS encoding Na+/H+ antiporter subunit E, producing the protein MSSLFLINILLALVWGAISGSFSELNLLFGFVLGMIALFLIREQVGTLSYLSRVYKVISLIWLFLYELVLSAVRVAKIAMQPKLNIRPGFFIYELKTDRDAEITLLANLITLTPGTLSVDVSDDKKRLFIHAIDIEDIEAMRVDIEQGFERKIMEALR; encoded by the coding sequence ATGAGTTCCCTGTTTCTTATAAATATATTGCTGGCACTGGTATGGGGTGCAATCAGCGGCTCATTCTCCGAGTTGAACCTTCTGTTTGGCTTCGTATTGGGCATGATCGCTCTATTCCTGATCCGCGAACAAGTTGGCACGCTGTCCTATCTATCACGGGTCTATAAAGTGATCTCCCTCATTTGGCTCTTCCTGTATGAGTTGGTCCTTTCCGCGGTAAGAGTGGCCAAAATCGCGATGCAGCCAAAATTGAACATCCGCCCCGGCTTTTTCATCTATGAGTTGAAAACGGATCGTGATGCCGAGATCACCTTGCTGGCGAACCTCATCACACTGACACCGGGAACCCTTTCAGTGGATGTATCGGACGATAAAAAGCGCCTGTTCATTCATGCAATCGATATCGAAGATATTGAAGCCATGCGTGTTGATATCGAACAAGGCTTCGAGCGTAAAATCATGGAGGCCCTGCGATGA
- a CDS encoding cation:proton antiporter, giving the protein MSYPTSFLEVAILLSLVILTVSFLLIAWRIIIGPSLADRIMALDMLVAVGLGFIAVIGVKTGFYLYIDIAIALGLIGFLATVAFARFVLSHGDDSEFADEEDAAEARAKADEALQEAGGQSS; this is encoded by the coding sequence ATGAGCTATCCTACGAGTTTTCTGGAAGTGGCGATCTTGCTCTCGTTGGTTATCCTGACCGTCTCTTTTCTCTTGATTGCCTGGCGTATCATCATTGGTCCCAGCCTTGCAGACAGAATCATGGCGCTTGATATGTTGGTTGCTGTGGGATTGGGTTTCATTGCTGTTATTGGTGTGAAAACCGGGTTTTATCTCTATATCGACATCGCCATTGCTCTTGGTCTGATCGGGTTTCTGGCAACAGTTGCTTTCGCCCGATTTGTACTCAGCCATGGGGATGATTCCGAATTTGCAGATGAAGAAGATGCTGCTGAAGCTCGTGCCAAGGCAGATGAGGCCTTGCAAGAAGCTGGAGGACAATCATCATGA
- the mnhG gene encoding monovalent cation/H(+) antiporter subunit G codes for MMIEIIVGCILIVGALFALLAAIGMVRFPDLYTRMHAASKAGTLGSGLMLLALALYSSEFSVVSRALAGIVFFLLTTPVAAHLLARAAYVTGTKPWSGTVIDEYKDHCSAQKD; via the coding sequence ATGATGATCGAAATAATTGTTGGCTGTATCTTGATTGTGGGGGCGCTCTTCGCCTTACTGGCAGCAATCGGTATGGTTCGTTTCCCTGATCTCTATACCCGGATGCATGCTGCCTCCAAGGCTGGAACGCTTGGATCAGGTTTGATGCTGTTGGCATTGGCACTCTATTCTTCAGAATTCAGTGTCGTTTCCAGGGCGTTGGCAGGCATCGTCTTTTTCTTGTTGACGACCCCGGTCGCTGCCCATCTTCTGGCTCGGGCTGCCTATGTTACCGGAACCAAGCCATGGTCAGGAACGGTGATTGATGAATACAAGGATCATTGTTCCGCACAAAAAGACTAG
- a CDS encoding MucR family transcriptional regulator, whose product MTENANNNVLIELTADIVSAYVSNNAVPVNDVSGLIGDIYKALEETSKPEAEEVVEAPKPAVSIKKSITPDYIICLEDGKKFKSLKRHLRTHYDLSPEEYREKWGLPADYPMVAPSYAEARSNLAKKMGLGQQRRRKARS is encoded by the coding sequence ATGACCGAAAATGCGAATAACAATGTTCTTATTGAATTGACTGCCGATATCGTTTCTGCTTACGTGAGCAACAATGCTGTCCCTGTGAATGATGTGTCCGGCCTGATCGGTGATATCTATAAGGCACTTGAAGAAACCAGCAAGCCAGAAGCAGAAGAAGTCGTAGAAGCGCCAAAGCCTGCTGTTTCAATCAAGAAATCTATTACTCCCGATTACATTATCTGTCTGGAAGATGGCAAGAAGTTCAAATCTTTGAAGCGTCATCTGCGCACCCATTACGATCTGTCCCCTGAGGAATATCGTGAAAAATGGGGTTTGCCTGCGGATTACCCCATGGTTGCTCCCAGCTATGCCGAAGCGCGCTCCAACCTGGCCAAGAAAATGGGCCTTGGTCAGCAGCGTCGTCGCAAGGCTCGCAGTTAG
- a CDS encoding SufE family protein → MTLTIDEIIENFSFIDDWEERYRYVIELGRDLEELSDAEKSDVNKVQGCVSQVWLVSEHRADKGSPILTFRGDSDAHIVKGLVAITLSIFSGRSAIDIQSLDAEKVFAQIGLRDHLTPQRSNGLTAMLERIKSDARKAM, encoded by the coding sequence ATGACCCTGACCATTGACGAGATCATAGAGAATTTCTCTTTTATTGATGATTGGGAAGAGCGTTATCGTTATGTGATCGAGCTGGGCCGTGATTTGGAAGAATTGAGCGATGCAGAAAAATCTGACGTCAATAAAGTCCAGGGCTGCGTTTCTCAAGTTTGGCTGGTATCCGAACATCGGGCAGATAAAGGTTCCCCTATTCTGACTTTCCGTGGTGACAGTGATGCCCATATTGTGAAGGGGCTGGTTGCCATTACCTTATCCATTTTCTCTGGACGCTCAGCAATAGATATCCAATCTCTGGACGCAGAAAAGGTATTTGCGCAGATCGGGTTACGAGATCATTTGACCCCTCAGCGCTCCAACGGCCTCACCGCTATGCTGGAGAGAATTAAATCAGACGCTCGTAAAGCGATGTAG
- a CDS encoding DUF5330 domain-containing protein, with amino-acid sequence MFGFLIRAAFWLSLVIMILPREPGTTREEAGLSTMEAITVAQATLNDFTGFCSRQPDVCAAGEVALETFSAKAKYGAKQLYVYLDGQENQTDRDENSGLRQAPALSEGQGLDRQELTMLAQGSE; translated from the coding sequence ATGTTCGGATTTCTAATCAGGGCTGCTTTTTGGCTATCGCTGGTAATCATGATTTTGCCACGCGAACCGGGAACCACCCGTGAGGAAGCAGGGCTTTCGACAATGGAGGCCATAACGGTTGCTCAGGCAACCTTGAATGATTTTACCGGCTTCTGCTCGCGCCAGCCAGATGTCTGTGCAGCAGGAGAAGTCGCATTGGAAACATTTTCCGCCAAAGCCAAGTATGGAGCCAAACAATTGTATGTCTATCTGGACGGACAGGAGAACCAGACAGATCGCGATGAAAATAGCGGTTTGAGGCAAGCTCCGGCTCTCTCAGAGGGACAGGGACTTGATAGACAAGAGCTGACCATGTTGGCACAAGGCAGTGAATAG
- a CDS encoding PAS domain-containing sensor histidine kinase, whose translation MLKGASYIAPFRSVVDGLVHPAMREQGEIADNHRIFMTVHLLIGGLALAALPVFLLLAPATHIVEAVAPVWFLAPFLPVALLSRQGNLSHALIFSALLAASFVCWMAILTGGLKSYHLIWLIVIPMESALAGYRSSQGKTFAIAALAFLSVAVTSMSGQISHWQASDSFASTLTYLSGMAALLYAATLILRIDALQRGRLRSARQGEMRYRKIADTVTDMITRHNSNGDVTFASCGALALLRLGSDKLEGNGLFQRIHIPDRPAYLQAISEVLYKSDDDHEPVTVELRMMRSMSDISDSQEMLSDKALIWTEMKCAPERDASGEIVGVVAATRDISVRKERQEELIEARNEAEAANLSKTRFLANVTHELRTPLNTIIGFSELLLNPLVVQDQQERQHEYAELINKGGNHLLSLVNALLDMSRIESGNFEVHPHQFDMKELVEDCCKMMQTDAEKKSVALYANIDDKVPDVNMDPRACRQILLNLMSNAIKFSDEQGQVAVSIGWDRDEDSNILSDHIRLIVNDKGIGIDADDIPRLATPFVQADSSHQRRYEGAGIGLSIVKGLAELQGGSLTIESELGAGTSMIIRLPIDMEKQLPAKEVEESVVALKAIAQGEVTPQTRQPRVAITRHKDGKCKSYVA comes from the coding sequence GTGTTAAAAGGTGCTTCCTATATTGCGCCCTTCCGCTCGGTAGTTGATGGTTTGGTACATCCTGCCATGCGCGAGCAAGGGGAAATTGCGGACAATCACCGTATCTTTATGACCGTACATTTGTTGATCGGGGGCTTGGCCTTGGCAGCATTGCCGGTTTTTTTGCTGTTGGCACCTGCAACCCACATTGTTGAAGCCGTTGCTCCTGTTTGGTTCCTGGCACCCTTCCTGCCTGTTGCGTTGCTGTCGCGGCAAGGAAACCTGTCTCATGCATTGATCTTCAGCGCCTTGTTGGCCGCTTCGTTCGTCTGTTGGATGGCCATTCTTACAGGTGGTTTGAAATCCTACCACCTGATCTGGCTGATCGTGATTCCAATGGAAAGTGCCTTGGCTGGTTACCGGTCTTCGCAAGGCAAGACCTTTGCAATAGCTGCACTGGCATTCCTGTCTGTTGCCGTGACAAGCATGTCAGGGCAGATTTCTCACTGGCAGGCCTCTGATAGTTTTGCATCAACCCTTACCTATCTGTCCGGTATGGCGGCACTGCTTTATGCAGCCACACTGATATTGCGTATTGATGCGCTCCAACGTGGACGCTTACGCTCAGCTCGCCAAGGGGAAATGAGGTATCGCAAGATCGCCGATACAGTGACTGATATGATCACGCGCCATAACAGTAATGGTGATGTGACATTTGCATCTTGTGGTGCATTGGCATTGTTGCGTTTGGGATCCGACAAGTTGGAAGGGAACGGCCTTTTCCAGCGAATTCACATTCCCGATCGCCCTGCATATCTTCAGGCCATTTCCGAAGTGTTATATAAGAGTGATGACGATCACGAGCCCGTAACGGTCGAACTTCGCATGATGCGCTCCATGTCCGATATCTCGGATTCTCAGGAAATGCTCTCGGATAAAGCGTTGATCTGGACCGAAATGAAATGCGCACCGGAACGCGATGCATCTGGTGAGATTGTAGGAGTGGTAGCCGCCACCCGAGATATCAGTGTCCGCAAGGAGCGCCAGGAAGAACTGATTGAAGCACGAAATGAGGCTGAAGCTGCCAATCTGTCCAAAACCCGGTTCCTTGCAAATGTGACACATGAGCTGCGTACACCTCTCAACACCATCATAGGTTTTTCCGAGCTTTTGCTCAATCCGCTTGTTGTGCAGGATCAGCAAGAACGCCAGCATGAATATGCGGAATTGATCAACAAAGGTGGCAATCATCTTCTTTCACTGGTCAATGCCTTGCTCGATATGTCTCGCATTGAATCTGGCAACTTTGAAGTGCATCCGCATCAGTTCGATATGAAGGAACTGGTCGAAGATTGCTGTAAGATGATGCAAACCGACGCCGAGAAAAAATCTGTGGCGCTGTACGCAAATATCGATGACAAGGTTCCCGATGTGAATATGGATCCACGAGCCTGTCGCCAGATATTGCTGAACCTTATGTCCAACGCTATCAAATTCAGTGATGAGCAAGGTCAAGTTGCAGTTTCTATCGGATGGGACCGAGATGAGGACAGCAATATTCTGTCTGATCATATTCGTCTGATTGTCAATGATAAAGGTATCGGGATTGATGCGGATGATATCCCGCGTCTTGCTACCCCGTTCGTACAGGCAGACAGCTCTCATCAACGTCGTTACGAGGGAGCAGGTATTGGTTTGTCCATCGTGAAGGGGTTGGCAGAACTGCAAGGCGGCTCTCTGACCATTGAGAGTGAGTTGGGGGCAGGCACATCCATGATCATTCGCTTGCCAATCGATATGGAGAAACAGCTGCCAGCCAAAGAAGTCGAAGAGTCTGTAGTGGCATTGAAAGCCATTGCTCAAGGGGAGGTGACCCCGCAAACACGCCAGCCGCGTGTAGCGATCACCCGGCACAAAGATGGCAAATGTAAAAGCTATGTAGCTTGA
- a CDS encoding peptidoglycan-binding domain-containing protein — translation MSEMYDEYKDWDEGGQDSPLALVGIMVMALTGAAIISNALFFQPKSAELAMMAEARKAEKQARLSGHAQPVPTPRANQKGQFVSQPEGNDQLVAQNRAFANNRTSTILAVQTYLTQSGYYMGPLDGRESALTREAVSAYQEAMGLPATGAITAGLHDVLAGNQTIVQYAAKLAQKGSYAGTPSEAVKLAILPKRKPTIASRQTVKPVVANKPVPPEGIPAAPDPTLAKVQNALTKWGYAQLTVDGRMGQKTAAAIRSFQRSRGHPETGRVNDRLLKDMIMMGYLDLG, via the coding sequence ATGTCAGAAATGTATGACGAGTATAAAGACTGGGATGAAGGTGGGCAGGATAGCCCATTGGCATTGGTCGGCATCATGGTCATGGCATTGACTGGCGCAGCTATCATTTCCAATGCTCTGTTTTTTCAGCCCAAATCTGCTGAACTCGCCATGATGGCGGAAGCGCGTAAGGCAGAAAAGCAAGCGCGATTGTCTGGCCATGCGCAGCCGGTGCCAACACCGCGCGCCAATCAGAAGGGACAGTTTGTTTCCCAACCAGAGGGCAATGATCAGCTAGTTGCGCAGAACCGGGCTTTTGCCAACAACCGTACCAGCACCATTTTGGCGGTTCAGACCTACCTTACCCAAAGTGGCTATTATATGGGGCCACTGGATGGACGGGAAAGTGCTCTCACAAGAGAAGCTGTTAGTGCATATCAAGAGGCAATGGGGCTTCCTGCAACAGGTGCAATCACCGCTGGACTACATGATGTATTGGCTGGAAACCAGACCATTGTTCAATATGCTGCAAAGCTGGCTCAAAAAGGCTCTTATGCTGGCACGCCCAGCGAGGCGGTCAAGTTGGCAATTTTGCCGAAACGTAAACCAACGATTGCCTCTCGTCAGACCGTCAAGCCTGTTGTTGCCAATAAACCGGTTCCACCGGAAGGCATTCCAGCTGCTCCAGATCCGACCTTGGCAAAGGTTCAGAACGCTTTGACCAAATGGGGCTATGCGCAACTGACTGTTGATGGCCGGATGGGGCAGAAAACGGCAGCAGCAATTCGTTCCTTCCAGCGCTCTCGTGGGCATCCAGAAACAGGTCGCGTCAATGATCGTCTTCTGAAAGACATGATCATGATGGGCTATCTGGATTTGGGATAG